One part of the Drosophila teissieri strain GT53w chromosome 3R, Prin_Dtei_1.1, whole genome shotgun sequence genome encodes these proteins:
- the LOC122622228 gene encoding early endosome antigen 1 isoform X1 codes for MSFSKAKLKRFNDVDVAICGSPAASNSSAGSAGSATPTASSAAAAPPTVQPERKEQIEKFFKDAVRFASSSKEAKEFAIPKEDKKSKGLRLFRTPSLPQRLRFRPTPSHTDTATGSGSGASTAASTPLHSAATTPVKEAKSASRLKGKEALQYEIRHKNELIESQLSQLDVLRRHVDQLKEAEAKLREEHELATNKTDQLIEALTTENLSHKALNEQMGQEHADLLERLAAMEHQLQQQREEHESQVEALVAESEALRLANELLQAANDDRQKVEEQLQAQLSALQGDVAQAREHCSLEQAKTAENIELVENLQKSNASLLADVVQLKQQIEQDAMSYGQEAKSCQAELECLKVERNTLKNDLANKCTLIRSLQDELLDKNCEIDAHCDTIRQLCREQARHTEQQQAVAKVQQQVESDLESAVEREKSYWRAELDKRQKLAENELIKIELEKQDVMVLLETTNDMLRMRDEKLQKCEEQLRNGIDYYIQLSDALQQQLVQLKQDMAKTITEKYNYQLTLTNTRATVNILMERLKKSDADVEQYRAELESVQLAKGALEQSYLVLQADAEQLRQQLTESQDALNALRSSSQTLQSEVSLKESLLHELLAGEAETLAKFNQIANSFQERIDGDAQLAHYHELRRKDETREAYMVDMKKALDEFATVLQFAQLELDNKEQMLVKVREECEQLKLENIALKSKQPGSASLLGTPGKANRSNTTDLEKIEDLLCDSELRSDCEKITSWLLNSSEKCVRQDSTSEISELLSAGKCSPRPAPRTPKAAPHTPRSPRTPHTPRTPRSAASTPKKTVLFAGKENVPSPPQKQVLKARNI; via the coding sequence ATGTCTTTCTCCAAGGCTAAGCTAAAGCGTTTCAACGACGTGGATGTGGCCATCTGCGGGTCGCCGGCTGCGTCCAACAGCTCGGCGGGATCGGCGggcagtgccacgcccaccgcgtCTTCGGCAGCCGCTGCTCCGCCCACCGTTCAACCGGAGCGCAAGGAGCAGATCGAAAAGTTCTTCAAGGACGCCGTGCGTTTCGCGTCGAGCTCGAAGGAGGCCAAGGAATTCGCCATTCCCAAGGAGGACAAAAAGTCCAAGGGATTACGCCTGTTCCGTACTCCTTCGTTGCCGCAGCGCCTGCGCTTCCGTCCGACACCCAGTCACACGGATACGGCCACCGGAAGCGGAAGTGGCGCCTCAACAGCGGCATCCACTCCGCTGCATTCGGCAGCCACCACGCCCGTGAAGGAGGCCAAGTCCGCCAGTCGACTGAAGGGCAAGGAGGCACTCCAGTACGAAATCCGTCACAAGAACGAGCTGATCGAGAGCCAGTTGAGCCAACTGGACGTGTTGCGCCGCCATGTGGATCAGTTGAAGGAAGCCGAGGCGAAGTTGCGCGAGGAGCATGAGTTGGCCACCAACAAGACGGACCAGCTCATCGAAGCCCTGACCACTGAGAATTTATCGCACAAAGCTCTGAACGAGCAGATGGGCCAGGAGCACGCTGATCTGCTGGAGCGTTTGGCCGCCATGGAGCatcagttgcagcagcagcgcgaGGAGCATGAAAGCCAAGTGGAGGCGTTGGTTGCCGAGAGCGAGGCACTGCGTCTGGCCAACGAGCTGCTCCAGGCGGCGAATGACGATCGTCAAAAGGTTGAGGAGCAGTTGCAAGCACAACTCTCTGCCCTCCAAGGAGATGTGGCTCAGGCCCGCGAGCACTGCAGCCTGGAACAGGCCAAGACCGCCGAGAACATCGAGCTGGTGGAGAATCTCCAGAAGAGCAACGCTTCCCTGTTGGCCGACGTGGTCCAGCTGAAGCAGCAGATCGAACAGGATGCCATGTCCTACGGTCAGGAGGCCAAGAGCTGCCAGGCGGAACTGGAGTGTCTGAAGGTGGAGCGCAACACCCTCAAGAACGACTTGGCCAACAAGTGCACTCTGATCCGCTCGCTGCAAGACGAGCTCCTGGACAAGAACTGCGAGATCGATGCTCACTGCGACACTATCCGCCAGTTGTGCCGGGAACAGGCTCGCCAcaccgagcagcagcaggcggtggccaaggtgcagcagcaggtggAGAGTGACCTGGAGAGCGCTGTGGAGCGCGAGAAGAGCTACTGGCGCGCCGAGCTGGACAAGCGTCAGAAGCTGGCCGAGAACGAGTTGATCAAGATCGAGCTGGAGAAGCAGGACGTGATGGTGCTGCTGGAGACCACTAATGATATGCTGCGCATGCGCGACGAGAAGCTGCAGAAATGCGAGGAGCAGTTGCGCAACGGCATCGACTACTACATCCAGCTGAGCGacgcactgcagcagcagctggtgcAGCTGAAGCAGGACATGGCCAAGACGATCACCGAGAAGTACAACTATCAGCTGACTTTGACCAACACTCGAGCCACCGTCAACATACTGATGGAGCGTCTAAAGAAGTCCGATGCGGATGTGGAGCAGTACCGTGCGGAGCTGGAATCGGTGCAGCTGGCCAAGGGAGCGCTGGAGCAGAGCTATCTGGTGTTGCAGGCGGACGCAGAGCAACTGCGCCAGCAACTGACCGAGAGCCAGGATGCGCTCAACGCACTGAGATCCTCCTCCCAGACGCTGCAGAGCGAGGTATCGTTGAAGGAGTCCTTGCTCCACGAGCTGCTCGCCGGCGAGGCGGAGACGTTGGCTAAATTCAATCAGATTGCAAACTCGTTCCAGGAGCGCATCGATGGCGACGCCCAGCTGGCCCACTACCACGAGCTGCGCCGCAAGGACGAGACGCGCGAGGCCTATATGGTGGACATGAAGAAGGCGCTGGATGAGTTCGCCACTGTGCTGCAGTTCGCCCAGTTGGAGCTGGACAACAAGGAGCAAATGCTTGTGAAGGTCCGCGAGGAATGCGAGCAGCTCAAGTTGGAGAACATTGCCCTCAAGTCCAAGCAACCGGGATCCGCCTCCCTGCTGGGAACACCTGGCAAGGCCAACCGCTCGAACACCACCGATCTGGAGAAGATCGAGGATCTGCTGTGCGACTCGGAGCTGCGATCCGACTGCGAGAAGATCACCTCGTGGCTGCTCAACTCCTCGGAAAAGTGCGTGCGCCAGGACAGCACCAGCGAGATCAGCGAGCTCCTTTCCGCCGGCAAGTGCTCGCCCCGTCCCGCGCCCCGCACTCCCAAGGCGGCGCCGCACACCCCGCGCAGTCCGCGCACCCCCCACACCCCACGAACACCCCGCTCGGCGGCCAGTACTCCCAAGAAGACTGTCCTGTTCGCCGGCAAGGAGAACGTGCCCAGTCCGCCACAGAAGCAGGTGCTCAAGGCACGCAACATCTAG
- the LOC122618858 gene encoding solute carrier family 22 member 13 → MVNPSPDRGGESTGPHILPNEMENDLDKRMATPPPAPASSDVIADVVGDFGIWQLRTILIIFLCKIPAAWFMACIIFTGPELYPGSEFTCDTSYMTSSSNSSFSVSDNQCYIRDESTGTSSECEQFTYVSSFDSLIMQFNLVCLRDIFVAWTQYWHLFGVLVGGVVGTKMMLGISPRSTYCVGAVAQIVCGVVTGYARDFSLHCAFRCLSAVCCAIMFTAGQAIFADITAGMHRIGAIILYDTFWSIGVILLPGLSSFFNSWSLIYVGITFPTVMLILLLYWTPDSPRWLLRHAVDRFSIDNVEEIVREGAAINDRSFKIPPDFRMQLEQLSERLKAQPPPAPWRELWKGKRAKTHMVAAHLALAFFVINFMGMLLNIRSFGRDYLVPNTIAMGFSEIIGCFMALHFALKHNKWKWQCAGVFNILAGILGCMGWIFTNADSMDADLKVSLWMIIATIPKAAVSCAQSMILACMNELMPANKKQLFVFSVVTWARVWLLSAPFFNVLKKIDTAMSLTSYCVFSILGGICTSLLLTPRTSVSPVVPQLEPSNKKEQSPLNAPVWTVESDVNNTRL, encoded by the exons ATGGTCAATCCGTCGCCCGACCGAGGTGGAGAATCCACTGGCCCCCACATCCTCCCCAATGAGATGGAGAATGACCTGGACAAGAGGATGGCAACGCCACCTCCTGCCCCTGCGAGTAGCGATGTCATCGCCGATGTCGTGGGCGACTTTGGCATCTGGCAGCTGAGAACCATCCTCATCATCTTCCTGTGCAAAATCCCCGCCGCCTGGTTCATGGCCTGCATCATCTTCACTGGACCGGAACTCTATCCCGGCTCGGAGTTCACCTGCGACACCAGTTACATGactagcagcagcaactccagtTTCAGTGTTTCGGACAACCAGTGCTATATCAGGGACGAATCCACTGGCACGAGCTCCGAATGCGAGCAGTTCACCTACGTCTCCAGTTTCGACTCCCTGATCATGCAATTCAATCTGGTCTGTTTGAGGGACATATTCGTGGCCTGGACTCAGTACTGGCATCTGTTCGGAGTTCTTGTAGGTGGCGTTGTGGGCACCAAGATGATGCTGGGAATCAGCCCGCGGAGCACCTATTGTGTGGGAGCTGTAGCCCAGATTGTGTGCGGAGTAGTCACTGGATACGCCAGGGATTTCAGTCTCCACTGCGCCTTCCGTTGCCTCTCTGCTGTCTGTTGTGCGATCATGTTCACAGCTGGTCAAGCAATAT TTGCCGACATCACGGCGGGAATGCATCGAATTGGTGCCATTATCCTATACGACACTTTCTGGTCCATTGGCGTGATCCTATTGCCAGGACTCTCCTCGTTCTTCAACAGCTGGTCCCTGATCTACGTGGGCATTACATTCCCCACTGTCATGCTGATCTTGCTGCTCTACTGGACCCCGGATTCACCTCGCTGGCTGCTCCGGCACGCCGTGGATCGCTTCTCCATCGACAATGTGGAGGAGATCGTGCGTGAGGGAGCGGCGATCAATGATCGCTCGTTCAAGATCCCTCCGGATTTCCGgatgcagctggagcagctaAGTGAGCGCTTGAAGGCTCAACCCCCTCCGGCTCCTTGGAGGGAGTTGTGGAAGGGAAAGCGGGCCAAGACGCACATGGTAGCTGCCCACTTGGCACTGGCCTTCTTCGTCATCAACTTCATGGGCATGCTGCTCAACATAAGATCATTTGGCAGAGACTATCTGGTACCGAACACTATAGCCATGG GGTTTTCTGAAATCATTGGCTGCTTCATGGCGCTCCACTTTGCACTCAAGCACAACAAGTGGAAATGGCAATGTGCCGGGgtgtttaatattttagcTGGAATCCTTGGTTGCATGGGCTGGATCTTCACCAATGCGGACTCAA TGGATGCTGATCTAAAAGTGAGCCTCTGGATGATCATTGCCACCATTCCCAAGGCGGCCGTTTCGTGTGCCCAGTCGATGATCCTGGCCTGCATGAACGAACTGATGCCGGCGAACAAGAAGCAGCTCTTCGTCTTCTCCGTAGTCACCTGGGCCCGGGTGTGGCTCCTCTCAGCTCCGTTTTTCAACGTCCTGAAGAAGATCGACACGGCCATGTCGCTGACTTCGTATTGTGTATTCAGTATTTTGGGCGGAATCTGCACCAGCCTGCTCCTCACACCCAGGACAAGTGTGTCGCCGGTTGTGCCCCAACTGGAGCCGAGCAACAAGAAGGAGCAGTCCCCATTGAACGCCCCAGTTTGGACCGTCGAATCCGATGTGAACAATACTCGATTGTAG
- the LOC122621185 gene encoding solute carrier family 22 member 3 — protein MPDSQSTGSFQRKSSPELDVVEQVNGSFGRWQLRTILLIFLCKIPSAWFTAIIIYTAPYPWKGELVCHPADWNVSWSQAEHVDRNHPLWQDGRSTDRLFNVDVCNAYSDSLARGFVRRHGQEWNASESQEPGGQPSLPCEHVEHRTDYKSLISQFDLICSRRVLVALTQSFHALGALIGGLMAHSALKKISPRRLMLLGMIGQIFCGNLTGLVDTYQLHVYFRCLTSIFCALMYTSGQFILNDITSGKARIIVVTLSELFWSMGLVLLPAISIYFDNWSYLYVAISSSLIVLVWLHRWIADAPRWLLRHQRVEAALRQLLESATYNNRKVPLTLDVQLTMYANDLDQKSKQKHSYCQVWDGETKRSQLVYIHLIWGGAMVLYNIILLMIRNLGAEQVHVNTAALGFAEMVGIFIGLYLILYTRRHWRWAGNLMIVAGLSTYLVWLLPETERNSRRVGLELVFWLILKIGNSASIAVLTTCTSEIVSKEKRVLLMLSVISFSRVCLVFCPLLSCLTVIHHLVPITILATMGWVYGLALRRLNRYYWNTEQPQISQVPTPNTYRRQSAIILRRCSTVSSDCSAYSNELLSNFERNMAVSIADIWHINFHPSSEIELAVDRNGAEAHRAHSSETI, from the exons ATGCCGGATTCGCAGTCGACGGGTAGCTTTCAGAGGAAGTCCTCTCCAGAACTGGACGTGGTGGAGCAGGTCAACGGCAGCTTTGGCCGCTGGCAGCTGCGCACCATCCTGTTGATATTCCTCTGCAAGATTCCCAGCGCCTGGTTCACcgcaattattatttatacgGCGCCGTATCCCTGGAAGGGAGAACTCGTCTGCCACCCGGCGGATTGGAATGTTAGCTGGTCGCAGGCGGAGCATGTCGACCGGAACCATCCTCTTTGGCAGGATGGACGCAGCACGGATCGGCTCTTTAATGTGGACGTGTGCAATGCGTACTCCGATTCCCTGGCCCGAGGGTTCGTACGTAGGCATGGTCAGGAGTGGAACGCCTCGGAATCACAGGAACCAGGTGGCCAACCCTCGCTGCCCTGCGAGCACGTGGAGCATCGAACTGACTACAAGTCCCTGATCAGTCAGTTCGATTTAATCTGCTCCCGTCGCGTTCTAGTGGCTCTGACGCAATCTTTTCATGCACTTGGTGCCCTAATTGGCGGACTCATGGCCCATTCTGCGCTCAAGAA AATCAGTCCGCGCCGCTTGATGCTGCTGGGCATGATTGGGCAGATATTTTGCGGCAATCTCACCGGCTTAGTGGACACCTATCAGTTGCACGTCTACTTCCGCTGCCTCACTTCCATATTTTGTGCTCTCATGTACACTTCCgggcaatttattt TGAACGACATTACCTCGGGTAAGGCTCGCATCATAGTGGTTACTTTATCGGAGCTCTTCTGGTCCATGGGTCTCGTCCTGCTGCCCGCCATATCGATATACTTCGACAACTGGAGCTACCTGTACGTGGCCATCTCGTCCTCCCTCATTGTGCTTGTTTGGCTGCATCGTTGGATAGCTGATGCTCCTCGCTGGCTGCTGCGGCACCAGCGAGTGGAGGCTGCCCTGCGTCAGCTGCTGGAATCAGCCACATACAATAACCGGAAGGTTCCACTTACCCTCGATGTTCAGCTCACGATGTACGCCAATGACCTGGACCAGAAATCCAAGCAGAAGCACAGCTACTGCCAAGTCTGGGATGGCGAGACGAAACGCAGCCAGCTCGTGTACATCCATCTGATCTGGGGCGGTGCTATGGTGCTGTATAACATCATTCTGCTGATGATTCGAAACCTGGGCGCCGAACAAGTGCATGTGAACACAGCGGCCCTGGGATTTGCTGAGATGGTGGGCATTTTTATTGGTCTCTATCTGATCCTATACACGCGTCGTCATTGGCGGTGGGCGGGAAATCTGATGATTGTGGCTGGTCTCAGCACCTATCTGGTTTGGTTGCTGCCCGAAACTG AACGCAATTCACGACGCGTGGGACTGGAACTGGTATTTTGGCTCATATTAAAGATAGGCAACTCCGCATCGATTGCAGTGCTGACCACTTGCACCAGTGAAATTGTGTCCAAGGAGAAGCGGGTGCTCCTGATGCTTTCTGTGATCTCATTTAGCCGAGTGTGTCTGGTCTTCTGCCCCCTTCTGAGCTGTCTCACTGTCATCCACCACCTGGTCCCCATCACCATCCTGGCCACCATGGGCTGGGTTTACGGCTTGGCCCTGCGCCGCCTTAACCGCTATTACTGGAACACGGAGCAGCCGCAGATCAGCCAGGTGCCCACGCCCAACACCTATCGTCGCCAGTCGGCCATCATCCTGCGCCGCTGCAGCACCGTGAGTTCGGATTGCAGTGCCTATAGCAATGAGCTTCTCAGCAACTTTGAGCGGAACATGGCAGTTAGCATAGCCGACATATGGCACATCAATTTCCATCCCTCCAGTGAGATCGAGTTGGCAGTGGATCGGAATGGTGCAGAAGCTCACAGAGCGCACAGCTCGGAAACCATTTGA
- the LOC122622228 gene encoding early endosome antigen 1 isoform X3, with amino-acid sequence MSFSKAKLKRFNDVDVAICGSPAASNSSAGSAGSATPTASSAAAAPPTVQPERKEQIEKFFKDAVRFASSSKEAKEFAIPKEDKKSKGLRLFRTPSLPQRLRFRPTPSHTDTATGSGSGASTAASTPLHSAATTPVKEAKSASRLKGKEALQYEIRHKNELIESQLSQLDVLRRHVDQLKEAEAKLREEHELATNKTDQLIEALTTENLSHKALNEQMGQEHADLLERLAAMEHQLQQQREEHESQVEALVAESEALRLANELLQAANDDRQKVEEQLQAQLSALQGDVAQAREHCSLEQAKTAENIELVENLQKSNASLLADVVQLKQQIEQDAMSYGQEAKSCQAELECLKVERNTLKNDLANKCTLIRSLQDELLDKNCEIDAHCDTIRQLCREQARHTEQQQAVAKVQQQVESDLESAVEREKSYWRAELDKRQKLAENELIKIELEKQDVMVLLETTNDMLRMRDEKLQKCEEQLRNGIDYYIQLSDALQQQLVQLKQDMAKTITEKYNYQLTLTNTRATVNILMERLKKSDADVEQYRAELESVQLAKGALEQSYLVLQADAEQLRQQLTESQDALNALRSSSQTLQSEERIDGDAQLAHYHELRRKDETREAYMVDMKKALDEFATVLQFAQLELDNKEQMLVKVREECEQLKLENIALKSKQPGSASLLGTPGKANRSNTTDLEKIEDLLCDSELRSDCEKITSWLLNSSEKCVRQDSTSEISELLSAGKCSPRPAPRTPKAAPHTPRSPRTPHTPRTPRSAASTPKKTVLFAGKENVPSPPQKQVLKARNI; translated from the exons ATGTCTTTCTCCAAGGCTAAGCTAAAGCGTTTCAACGACGTGGATGTGGCCATCTGCGGGTCGCCGGCTGCGTCCAACAGCTCGGCGGGATCGGCGggcagtgccacgcccaccgcgtCTTCGGCAGCCGCTGCTCCGCCCACCGTTCAACCGGAGCGCAAGGAGCAGATCGAAAAGTTCTTCAAGGACGCCGTGCGTTTCGCGTCGAGCTCGAAGGAGGCCAAGGAATTCGCCATTCCCAAGGAGGACAAAAAGTCCAAGGGATTACGCCTGTTCCGTACTCCTTCGTTGCCGCAGCGCCTGCGCTTCCGTCCGACACCCAGTCACACGGATACGGCCACCGGAAGCGGAAGTGGCGCCTCAACAGCGGCATCCACTCCGCTGCATTCGGCAGCCACCACGCCCGTGAAGGAGGCCAAGTCCGCCAGTCGACTGAAGGGCAAGGAGGCACTCCAGTACGAAATCCGTCACAAGAACGAGCTGATCGAGAGCCAGTTGAGCCAACTGGACGTGTTGCGCCGCCATGTGGATCAGTTGAAGGAAGCCGAGGCGAAGTTGCGCGAGGAGCATGAGTTGGCCACCAACAAGACGGACCAGCTCATCGAAGCCCTGACCACTGAGAATTTATCGCACAAAGCTCTGAACGAGCAGATGGGCCAGGAGCACGCTGATCTGCTGGAGCGTTTGGCCGCCATGGAGCatcagttgcagcagcagcgcgaGGAGCATGAAAGCCAAGTGGAGGCGTTGGTTGCCGAGAGCGAGGCACTGCGTCTGGCCAACGAGCTGCTCCAGGCGGCGAATGACGATCGTCAAAAGGTTGAGGAGCAGTTGCAAGCACAACTCTCTGCCCTCCAAGGAGATGTGGCTCAGGCCCGCGAGCACTGCAGCCTGGAACAGGCCAAGACCGCCGAGAACATCGAGCTGGTGGAGAATCTCCAGAAGAGCAACGCTTCCCTGTTGGCCGACGTGGTCCAGCTGAAGCAGCAGATCGAACAGGATGCCATGTCCTACGGTCAGGAGGCCAAGAGCTGCCAGGCGGAACTGGAGTGTCTGAAGGTGGAGCGCAACACCCTCAAGAACGACTTGGCCAACAAGTGCACTCTGATCCGCTCGCTGCAAGACGAGCTCCTGGACAAGAACTGCGAGATCGATGCTCACTGCGACACTATCCGCCAGTTGTGCCGGGAACAGGCTCGCCAcaccgagcagcagcaggcggtggccaaggtgcagcagcaggtggAGAGTGACCTGGAGAGCGCTGTGGAGCGCGAGAAGAGCTACTGGCGCGCCGAGCTGGACAAGCGTCAGAAGCTGGCCGAGAACGAGTTGATCAAGATCGAGCTGGAGAAGCAGGACGTGATGGTGCTGCTGGAGACCACTAATGATATGCTGCGCATGCGCGACGAGAAGCTGCAGAAATGCGAGGAGCAGTTGCGCAACGGCATCGACTACTACATCCAGCTGAGCGacgcactgcagcagcagctggtgcAGCTGAAGCAGGACATGGCCAAGACGATCACCGAGAAGTACAACTATCAGCTGACTTTGACCAACACTCGAGCCACCGTCAACATACTGATGGAGCGTCTAAAGAAGTCCGATGCGGATGTGGAGCAGTACCGTGCGGAGCTGGAATCGGTGCAGCTGGCCAAGGGAGCGCTGGAGCAGAGCTATCTGGTGTTGCAGGCGGACGCAGAGCAACTGCGCCAGCAACTGACCGAGAGCCAGGATGCGCTCAACGCACTGAGATCCTCCTCCCAGACGCTGCAGAGCGAG GAGCGCATCGATGGCGACGCCCAGCTGGCCCACTACCACGAGCTGCGCCGCAAGGACGAGACGCGCGAGGCCTATATGGTGGACATGAAGAAGGCGCTGGATGAGTTCGCCACTGTGCTGCAGTTCGCCCAGTTGGAGCTGGACAACAAGGAGCAAATGCTTGTGAAGGTCCGCGAGGAATGCGAGCAGCTCAAGTTGGAGAACATTGCCCTCAAGTCCAAGCAACCGGGATCCGCCTCCCTGCTGGGAACACCTGGCAAGGCCAACCGCTCGAACACCACCGATCTGGAGAAGATCGAGGATCTGCTGTGCGACTCGGAGCTGCGATCCGACTGCGAGAAGATCACCTCGTGGCTGCTCAACTCCTCGGAAAAGTGCGTGCGCCAGGACAGCACCAGCGAGATCAGCGAGCTCCTTTCCGCCGGCAAGTGCTCGCCCCGTCCCGCGCCCCGCACTCCCAAGGCGGCGCCGCACACCCCGCGCAGTCCGCGCACCCCCCACACCCCACGAACACCCCGCTCGGCGGCCAGTACTCCCAAGAAGACTGTCCTGTTCGCCGGCAAGGAGAACGTGCCCAGTCCGCCACAGAAGCAGGTGCTCAAGGCACGCAACATCTAG
- the LOC122622228 gene encoding myosin-8 isoform X2 — MSFSKAKLKRFNDVDVAICGSPAASNSSAGSAGSATPTASSAAAAPPTVQPERKEQIEKFFKDAVRFASSSKEAKEFAIPKEDKKSKGLRLFRTPSLPQRLRFRPTPSHTDTATGSGSGASTAASTPLHSAATTPVKEAKSASRLKGKEALQYEIRHKNELIESQLSQLDVLRRHVDQLKEAEAKLREEHELATNKTDQLIEALTTENLSHKALNEQMGQEHADLLERLAAMEHQLQQQREEHESQVEALVAESEALRLANELLQAANDDRQKVEEQLQAQLSALQGDVAQAREHCSLEQAKTAENIELVENLQKSNASLLADVVQLKQQIEQDAMSYGQEAKSCQAELECLKVERNTLKNDLANKCTLIRSLQDELLDKNCEIDAHCDTIRQLCREQARHTEQQQAVAKVQQQVESDLESAVEREKSYWRAELDKRQKLAENELIKIELEKQDVMVLLETTNDMLRMRDEKLQKCEEQLRNGIDYYIQLSDALQQQLVQLKQDMAKTITEKYNYQLTLTNTRATVNILMERLKKSDADVEQYRAELESVQLAKGALEQSYLVLQADAEQLRQQLTESQDALNALRSSSQTLQSEIANSFQERIDGDAQLAHYHELRRKDETREAYMVDMKKALDEFATVLQFAQLELDNKEQMLVKVREECEQLKLENIALKSKQPGSASLLGTPGKANRSNTTDLEKIEDLLCDSELRSDCEKITSWLLNSSEKCVRQDSTSEISELLSAGKCSPRPAPRTPKAAPHTPRSPRTPHTPRTPRSAASTPKKTVLFAGKENVPSPPQKQVLKARNI; from the exons ATGTCTTTCTCCAAGGCTAAGCTAAAGCGTTTCAACGACGTGGATGTGGCCATCTGCGGGTCGCCGGCTGCGTCCAACAGCTCGGCGGGATCGGCGggcagtgccacgcccaccgcgtCTTCGGCAGCCGCTGCTCCGCCCACCGTTCAACCGGAGCGCAAGGAGCAGATCGAAAAGTTCTTCAAGGACGCCGTGCGTTTCGCGTCGAGCTCGAAGGAGGCCAAGGAATTCGCCATTCCCAAGGAGGACAAAAAGTCCAAGGGATTACGCCTGTTCCGTACTCCTTCGTTGCCGCAGCGCCTGCGCTTCCGTCCGACACCCAGTCACACGGATACGGCCACCGGAAGCGGAAGTGGCGCCTCAACAGCGGCATCCACTCCGCTGCATTCGGCAGCCACCACGCCCGTGAAGGAGGCCAAGTCCGCCAGTCGACTGAAGGGCAAGGAGGCACTCCAGTACGAAATCCGTCACAAGAACGAGCTGATCGAGAGCCAGTTGAGCCAACTGGACGTGTTGCGCCGCCATGTGGATCAGTTGAAGGAAGCCGAGGCGAAGTTGCGCGAGGAGCATGAGTTGGCCACCAACAAGACGGACCAGCTCATCGAAGCCCTGACCACTGAGAATTTATCGCACAAAGCTCTGAACGAGCAGATGGGCCAGGAGCACGCTGATCTGCTGGAGCGTTTGGCCGCCATGGAGCatcagttgcagcagcagcgcgaGGAGCATGAAAGCCAAGTGGAGGCGTTGGTTGCCGAGAGCGAGGCACTGCGTCTGGCCAACGAGCTGCTCCAGGCGGCGAATGACGATCGTCAAAAGGTTGAGGAGCAGTTGCAAGCACAACTCTCTGCCCTCCAAGGAGATGTGGCTCAGGCCCGCGAGCACTGCAGCCTGGAACAGGCCAAGACCGCCGAGAACATCGAGCTGGTGGAGAATCTCCAGAAGAGCAACGCTTCCCTGTTGGCCGACGTGGTCCAGCTGAAGCAGCAGATCGAACAGGATGCCATGTCCTACGGTCAGGAGGCCAAGAGCTGCCAGGCGGAACTGGAGTGTCTGAAGGTGGAGCGCAACACCCTCAAGAACGACTTGGCCAACAAGTGCACTCTGATCCGCTCGCTGCAAGACGAGCTCCTGGACAAGAACTGCGAGATCGATGCTCACTGCGACACTATCCGCCAGTTGTGCCGGGAACAGGCTCGCCAcaccgagcagcagcaggcggtggccaaggtgcagcagcaggtggAGAGTGACCTGGAGAGCGCTGTGGAGCGCGAGAAGAGCTACTGGCGCGCCGAGCTGGACAAGCGTCAGAAGCTGGCCGAGAACGAGTTGATCAAGATCGAGCTGGAGAAGCAGGACGTGATGGTGCTGCTGGAGACCACTAATGATATGCTGCGCATGCGCGACGAGAAGCTGCAGAAATGCGAGGAGCAGTTGCGCAACGGCATCGACTACTACATCCAGCTGAGCGacgcactgcagcagcagctggtgcAGCTGAAGCAGGACATGGCCAAGACGATCACCGAGAAGTACAACTATCAGCTGACTTTGACCAACACTCGAGCCACCGTCAACATACTGATGGAGCGTCTAAAGAAGTCCGATGCGGATGTGGAGCAGTACCGTGCGGAGCTGGAATCGGTGCAGCTGGCCAAGGGAGCGCTGGAGCAGAGCTATCTGGTGTTGCAGGCGGACGCAGAGCAACTGCGCCAGCAACTGACCGAGAGCCAGGATGCGCTCAACGCACTGAGATCCTCCTCCCAGACGCTGCAGAGCGAG ATTGCAAACTCGTTCCAGGAGCGCATCGATGGCGACGCCCAGCTGGCCCACTACCACGAGCTGCGCCGCAAGGACGAGACGCGCGAGGCCTATATGGTGGACATGAAGAAGGCGCTGGATGAGTTCGCCACTGTGCTGCAGTTCGCCCAGTTGGAGCTGGACAACAAGGAGCAAATGCTTGTGAAGGTCCGCGAGGAATGCGAGCAGCTCAAGTTGGAGAACATTGCCCTCAAGTCCAAGCAACCGGGATCCGCCTCCCTGCTGGGAACACCTGGCAAGGCCAACCGCTCGAACACCACCGATCTGGAGAAGATCGAGGATCTGCTGTGCGACTCGGAGCTGCGATCCGACTGCGAGAAGATCACCTCGTGGCTGCTCAACTCCTCGGAAAAGTGCGTGCGCCAGGACAGCACCAGCGAGATCAGCGAGCTCCTTTCCGCCGGCAAGTGCTCGCCCCGTCCCGCGCCCCGCACTCCCAAGGCGGCGCCGCACACCCCGCGCAGTCCGCGCACCCCCCACACCCCACGAACACCCCGCTCGGCGGCCAGTACTCCCAAGAAGACTGTCCTGTTCGCCGGCAAGGAGAACGTGCCCAGTCCGCCACAGAAGCAGGTGCTCAAGGCACGCAACATCTAG